In Sphaeramia orbicularis chromosome 7, fSphaOr1.1, whole genome shotgun sequence, one genomic interval encodes:
- the l1cama gene encoding neural cell adhesion molecule L1.2 isoform X2: MPHMQRQQVGSRGQCSSPLPRLLLLLLILLSFTAQHSQAAIHIPSNYHISDLKRPPMITTQPESVTVFSFEDLVMSCEASGNPPPIFRWTKDGEEFDPGTDPELKVTERSGSFVFYTLSYTMDTLKQYQGTYVCFASNELGTAVSNEAVLSIDVPPIQQKEKRVYVKAEEGSSIVLKCNPPQSSMEPIIHWMDQRLLHIKLSERVVAGKDGNLYFAHLLTNDSRDDYTCNVQYLATRNILVKEPITLTVNPSNSVVRNRRPQMMRPTGSHSTFHTLRGQSLELECIVQGLPTPKVKWIRKDGELSESRTTIEMHNRRLRFSNISASDGGEYQCIAENTQGKVAHTYTVTVEAGPYWIKEPLSQLYAPGESVRLDCQADGIPTPTITWTINGIPISETDKDPRRSLSASGSLILNDVNFGDTAIYQCRASNKHGTIITNTNVFVIELPPQILTEDGNMYTFTEGQKASLECETFGSPKPKVIWESSGTSSLLADPRVNVLISGKLEITNVTHDDEGIYTCSVENTNITVSAELEVLNRTLILTPPQALKVQPGHTAIFTCLASVDPKLGAPFIQWRKNDQKIMESHIDEKYTFDGPDLIITNAEPNDEAVYTCQVITKLDMAEASGSLTLYDRPDPPTLLQVTNPKSRSITLSWTPGDDHNSPVLEYVVEFEDQGSKDRGWEELKRVGGNKESVRLTLWPYISYRFRIIAINDVGKSNPSKPSEIHNTPAEAPDNNPEDVRSDSADPDALVITWEEMDKRNFNGPDFKYRVLWRRVLGSGPNWHINYTMASPFTVHDIGNFSAFEIKVQAVNAEGEGPEPDPVIGYSGEDVPLEAPMGVGLTIVNSTAIRVTWAAVDKDTVRGHLLGYKIHLTRTGSRSHHRGRRAREPETMVIETGANEEKKVINDLRPYSHYILAVTVFNSKGEGPPSETLSFKTDEGVPGPPMSLILDSPSETSMTLYWTAPERPNGVLMGYLLQYQILGSDDSPMMVETIDDPTITHLTLKGLDQNSHYRFYLRGRTATGDGEPIIRDGATTLDEAPPANISYSVGETSVNFSWVPKKRHRQFNFQIHYFNKNDGRKWKKTEKVNSSLSTYQLQDLTPGSHYQLLFTYSNSSSFWEGDIYTEGTGVMARQPHFPTQGWFIGVVSAIALLLLILLILCFIKRSKGGKYSVKDKEEGPLDSEARPMKDETFGEYSDLEEKRTASQPSLCEDSKLCSQDNLDFNGSSAITTELNMDESLVSQFSRPSEAPEALHGLPENTPLSSATNGVPNSVAILD; the protein is encoded by the exons ATGCCTCACATGCAGCGACAGCAGGTTGGCAGTAGGGGGCAGTGCTCATCCCCACTCCCccgcctcctccttctcctcctcatcctcctatCCTTCACTGCCCAGCATAGCCAAGCAGCCATACACATCCCCTCCAACT ACCACATAAGTGATC TCAAAAGGCCTCCGATGATCACCACACAGCCGGAGTCTGTCACTGTTTTTAGTTTTGAAGACCTAGTCATGAGCTGCGAGGCTTCTGGCAACCCCCCACCCAT TTTCCGGTGGACAAAGGATGGCGAGGAGTTTGACCCAGGCACTGACCCAGAGCTGAAGGTGACTGAGCGTTCTGGCTCATTTGTCTTCTATACACTCAGTTATACAATGGACACTCTGAAGCAGTACCAAGGCACGTACGTCTGCTTTGCATCCAATGAGCTGGGGACGGCTGTCTCCAATGAAGCTGTACTCAGCATTGATG TTCCACCAATACAGCAGAAAGAAAAAAGGGTTTATGTGAAGGCTGAAGAGGGAAGCAGTATTGTACTGAAGTGCAATCCCCCACAGAGCTCTATGGAGCCTATCATTCACTGGATGGACCAGA GGCTACTCCACATTAAGCTAAGTGAGCGTGTTGTGGCAGGGAAGGATGGCAACCTATACTTCGCCCATTTGTTAACTAACGACAGTAGAGATGATTACACGTGCAACGTCCAGTACCTGGCAACTCGCAACATTTTAGTCAAAGAACCCATCACGCTGACTGTCAACCCCT CCAACTCAGTGGTACGGAACAGGAGGCCCCAGATGATGAGGCCGACTGGAAGTCACTCCACTTTCCACACCCTCCGGGGCCAGTCTCTGGAGCTCGAGTGCATCGTCCAGGGCCT tccaACCCCCAAAGTGAAGTGGATAAGAAAGGATGGTGAACTGTCTGAATCTCGGACCACCATAGAAATGCACAACCGTCGCCTGCGTTTCAGTAATATCTCAGCAAGTGATGGGGGCGAGTACCAGTGTATAGCTGAGAACACCCAAGGGAAGGTTGCTCATACTTACACAGTGACTGTGGAAG CGGGTCCCTATTGGATCAAAGAGCCTCTCAGTCAGTTGTATGCCCCTGGTGAGTCTGTGAGACTGGACTGCCAGGCAGATGGCATTCCCACTCCCACCATTACCTGGACGATCAATGGGATCCCTATCTCAG AAACTGACAAGGACCCCAGACGAAGTCTGTCAGCAAGTGGATCTTTGATCCTAAATGATGTCAATTTTGGAGACACTGCTATTTACCAGTGCCGGGCCTCTAACAAACACGGAACTATCATCACCAACACAAATGTGTTTGTCATTG AGCTGCCACCACAGATTCTCACAGAGGATGGGAATATGTACACATTCACAGAGGGCCAGAAGGCGTCACTGGAGTGTGAGACCTTTGGTTCTCCTAAACCTAAAGTCATATG ggagAGCAGTGGTACCTCCTCCCTCCTGGCAGATCCTCGAGTTAACGTGCTCATCAGTGGGAAGCTTGAGATCACTAATGTCACCCACGATGATGAAGGAATCTACACCTGCTCTGTAGAAAACACCAATATCACCGTCAGTGCAGAGTTGGAAGTACTCA ACCGGACATTGATCCTGACACCTCCACAGGCTCTGAAGGTGCAGCCTGGACACACAGCCATCTTCACCTGCTTGGCCTCAGTTGATCCAAAACTTGGTGCTCCTTTTATTCAGTGGAGAAAGAATGATCAGAAGATTATGGAGTCCCACATTGATGAAAA ATACACATTTGATGGACCAGACCTGATTATAACTAATGCAGAACCAAATGATGAAGCGGTGTACACCTGTCAAGTCATCACTAAATTGGACATGGCTGAAGCTAGTGGCAGCCTTACTTTATATG ATCGCCCAGACCCCCCTACCCTCCTCCAGGTCACTAATCCTAAGAGTCGTTCCATCACACTCAGCTGGACTCCTGGAGACGACCACAACAGCCCTGTGTTAG AATATGTGGTTGAGTTTGAGGACCAAGGCTCAAAGGATAGGGGTTGGGAGGAGCTGAAGAGAGTCGGAGGAAACAAGGAGAGCGTTCGACTCACTCTGTGGCCGTACATATCTTACCGTTTTCGGATCATTGCCATCAATGACGTGGGCAAAAGCAACCCCAGTAAACCCTCTGAAATCCACAACACTCCTGCTGAAG ctCCAGACAATAACCCTGAAGATGTGAGGAGTGACTCTGCAGACCCAGATGCCCTGGTCATCACTTGGGAG GAAATGGACAAGCGTAACTTTAACGGACCTGACTTCAAGTACCGTGTGCTGTGGCGGCGAGTGTTGGGAAGTGGACCTAACTGGCACATTAACTACACAATGGCGTCACCATTCACAGTTCATGACATCGGCAACTTCTCTGCCTTCGAAATCAAAGTCCAGGCTGTCAATGCAGAGGGGGAGGGGCCTGAGCCAGACCCTGTCATTGGTTACTCAGGAGAAGATg TGCCATTGGAGGCTCCTATGGGTGTGGGTCTTACCATAGTGAACAGCACCGCCATCAGAGTGACCTGGGCCGCAGTAGACAAAGACACTGTCAGAGGACACCTGCTGGGATACAAG ATCCACTTGACCCGGACCGGCTCTAGGAGCCACCACCGAGGCCGCAGAGCCAGGGAACCAGAGACTATGGTGATAGAAACTGGTGCCAATGAGGAGAAGAAGGTGATCAATGATCTGAGACCGTACTCCCATTACATTCTGGCGGTCACTGTGTTCAACAGCAAAGGGGAGGGACCCCCCTCTGAGACGCTGTCCTTCAAGACTGATGAAGGAG TTCCTGGTCCACCCATGTCTCTAATACTGGACAGCCCATCAGAGACATCAATGACCCTTTACTGGACTGCACCAGAACGGCCTAATGGAGTGCTCATGGGATATCTACTGCAGTACCAGA TTCTGGGGAGTGATGACAGCCCCATGATGGTGGAGACCATAGACGACCCCACTATCACCCACCTCACACTAAAGGGCCTGGATCAGAACAGCCACTACCGCTTCTACCTGAGGGGGCGCACTGCCACCGGAGACGGGGAGCCCATCATCAGGGACGGTGCAACCACACTGGATGAAG CACCGCCTGCAAACATCAGCTACTCTGTTGGAGAAACCTCAGTCAACTTCAGCTGGGTGCCCAAGAAGAGACACCGGCAGTTTAATTTCCAGATCCACTACTTCAACAAAAACG ATGGCCGTAAATGGAAAAAGACAGAGAAGGTGAACTCCTCTCTGTCTACTTACCAGCTCCAGGACTTGACTCCGGGCTCTCATTATCAACTACTCTTCACctacagcaacagcagcagcttcTGGGAGGGTGACATCTACACAGAGGGAACGG GAGTGATGGCGAGGCAGCCACACTTTCCAACGCAGGGCTGGTTTATCGGTGTTGTGAGCGCCATCGCACTCCTGTTGCTGATCCTGCTCATCCTCTGCTTTATCAAGAGGAGCAAAGGGGGGAAGTATTCAG TGAAAGATAAAGAGGAGGGTCCGTTGGACTCTGAGGCACGTCCTATGAAGGATGAGACGTTTGGAGAGTACAG TGATCTTGAAGAGAAGCGCACGGCGAGCCAGCCGTCGCTGTGCGAGGACAGTAAGCTGTGCAGCCAGGACAACCTGGACTTCAACGGCAGCAGCGCCATAACCACAGAGCTCAACATGGACGAGTCTCTGGTCAGCCAGTTCAGCCGGCCGAGCGAGGCCCCAGAAGCGCTCCACGGTCTGCCAGAAAACACCCCGCTCAGCTCAGCCACCAACGGCGTCCCCAACTCAGTCGCCATCCTAGATTAA
- the l1cama gene encoding neural cell adhesion molecule L1.2 isoform X1: MPHMQRQQVGSRGQCSSPLPRLLLLLLILLSFTAQHSQAAIHIPSNYHISDLKRPPMITTQPESVTVFSFEDLVMSCEASGNPPPIFRWTKDGEEFDPGTDPELKVTERSGSFVFYTLSYTMDTLKQYQGTYVCFASNELGTAVSNEAVLSIDVPPIQQKEKRVYVKAEEGSSIVLKCNPPQSSMEPIIHWMDQRLLHIKLSERVVAGKDGNLYFAHLLTNDSRDDYTCNVQYLATRNILVKEPITLTVNPSNSVVRNRRPQMMRPTGSHSTFHTLRGQSLELECIVQGLPTPKVKWIRKDGELSESRTTIEMHNRRLRFSNISASDGGEYQCIAENTQGKVAHTYTVTVEAGPYWIKEPLSQLYAPGESVRLDCQADGIPTPTITWTINGIPISETDKDPRRSLSASGSLILNDVNFGDTAIYQCRASNKHGTIITNTNVFVIELPPQILTEDGNMYTFTEGQKASLECETFGSPKPKVIWESSGTSSLLADPRVNVLISGKLEITNVTHDDEGIYTCSVENTNITVSAELEVLNRTLILTPPQALKVQPGHTAIFTCLASVDPKLGAPFIQWRKNDQKIMESHIDEKYTFDGPDLIITNAEPNDEAVYTCQVITKLDMAEASGSLTLYDRPDPPTLLQVTNPKSRSITLSWTPGDDHNSPVLEYVVEFEDQGSKDRGWEELKRVGGNKESVRLTLWPYISYRFRIIAINDVGKSNPSKPSEIHNTPAEAPDNNPEDVRSDSADPDALVITWEEMDKRNFNGPDFKYRVLWRRVLGSGPNWHINYTMASPFTVHDIGNFSAFEIKVQAVNAEGEGPEPDPVIGYSGEDVPLEAPMGVGLTIVNSTAIRVTWAAVDKDTVRGHLLGYKIHLTRTGSRSHHRGRRAREPETMVIETGANEEKKVINDLRPYSHYILAVTVFNSKGEGPPSETLSFKTDEGVPGPPMSLILDSPSETSMTLYWTAPERPNGVLMGYLLQYQILGSDDSPMMVETIDDPTITHLTLKGLDQNSHYRFYLRGRTATGDGEPIIRDGATTLDEAPPANISYSVGETSVNFSWVPKKRHRQFNFQIHYFNKNDGRKWKKTEKVNSSLSTYQLQDLTPGSHYQLLFTYSNSSSFWEGDIYTEGTGVMARQPHFPTQGWFIGVVSAIALLLLILLILCFIKRSKGGKYSVKDKEEGPLDSEARPMKDETFGEYRSLESDLEEKRTASQPSLCEDSKLCSQDNLDFNGSSAITTELNMDESLVSQFSRPSEAPEALHGLPENTPLSSATNGVPNSVAILD, from the exons ATGCCTCACATGCAGCGACAGCAGGTTGGCAGTAGGGGGCAGTGCTCATCCCCACTCCCccgcctcctccttctcctcctcatcctcctatCCTTCACTGCCCAGCATAGCCAAGCAGCCATACACATCCCCTCCAACT ACCACATAAGTGATC TCAAAAGGCCTCCGATGATCACCACACAGCCGGAGTCTGTCACTGTTTTTAGTTTTGAAGACCTAGTCATGAGCTGCGAGGCTTCTGGCAACCCCCCACCCAT TTTCCGGTGGACAAAGGATGGCGAGGAGTTTGACCCAGGCACTGACCCAGAGCTGAAGGTGACTGAGCGTTCTGGCTCATTTGTCTTCTATACACTCAGTTATACAATGGACACTCTGAAGCAGTACCAAGGCACGTACGTCTGCTTTGCATCCAATGAGCTGGGGACGGCTGTCTCCAATGAAGCTGTACTCAGCATTGATG TTCCACCAATACAGCAGAAAGAAAAAAGGGTTTATGTGAAGGCTGAAGAGGGAAGCAGTATTGTACTGAAGTGCAATCCCCCACAGAGCTCTATGGAGCCTATCATTCACTGGATGGACCAGA GGCTACTCCACATTAAGCTAAGTGAGCGTGTTGTGGCAGGGAAGGATGGCAACCTATACTTCGCCCATTTGTTAACTAACGACAGTAGAGATGATTACACGTGCAACGTCCAGTACCTGGCAACTCGCAACATTTTAGTCAAAGAACCCATCACGCTGACTGTCAACCCCT CCAACTCAGTGGTACGGAACAGGAGGCCCCAGATGATGAGGCCGACTGGAAGTCACTCCACTTTCCACACCCTCCGGGGCCAGTCTCTGGAGCTCGAGTGCATCGTCCAGGGCCT tccaACCCCCAAAGTGAAGTGGATAAGAAAGGATGGTGAACTGTCTGAATCTCGGACCACCATAGAAATGCACAACCGTCGCCTGCGTTTCAGTAATATCTCAGCAAGTGATGGGGGCGAGTACCAGTGTATAGCTGAGAACACCCAAGGGAAGGTTGCTCATACTTACACAGTGACTGTGGAAG CGGGTCCCTATTGGATCAAAGAGCCTCTCAGTCAGTTGTATGCCCCTGGTGAGTCTGTGAGACTGGACTGCCAGGCAGATGGCATTCCCACTCCCACCATTACCTGGACGATCAATGGGATCCCTATCTCAG AAACTGACAAGGACCCCAGACGAAGTCTGTCAGCAAGTGGATCTTTGATCCTAAATGATGTCAATTTTGGAGACACTGCTATTTACCAGTGCCGGGCCTCTAACAAACACGGAACTATCATCACCAACACAAATGTGTTTGTCATTG AGCTGCCACCACAGATTCTCACAGAGGATGGGAATATGTACACATTCACAGAGGGCCAGAAGGCGTCACTGGAGTGTGAGACCTTTGGTTCTCCTAAACCTAAAGTCATATG ggagAGCAGTGGTACCTCCTCCCTCCTGGCAGATCCTCGAGTTAACGTGCTCATCAGTGGGAAGCTTGAGATCACTAATGTCACCCACGATGATGAAGGAATCTACACCTGCTCTGTAGAAAACACCAATATCACCGTCAGTGCAGAGTTGGAAGTACTCA ACCGGACATTGATCCTGACACCTCCACAGGCTCTGAAGGTGCAGCCTGGACACACAGCCATCTTCACCTGCTTGGCCTCAGTTGATCCAAAACTTGGTGCTCCTTTTATTCAGTGGAGAAAGAATGATCAGAAGATTATGGAGTCCCACATTGATGAAAA ATACACATTTGATGGACCAGACCTGATTATAACTAATGCAGAACCAAATGATGAAGCGGTGTACACCTGTCAAGTCATCACTAAATTGGACATGGCTGAAGCTAGTGGCAGCCTTACTTTATATG ATCGCCCAGACCCCCCTACCCTCCTCCAGGTCACTAATCCTAAGAGTCGTTCCATCACACTCAGCTGGACTCCTGGAGACGACCACAACAGCCCTGTGTTAG AATATGTGGTTGAGTTTGAGGACCAAGGCTCAAAGGATAGGGGTTGGGAGGAGCTGAAGAGAGTCGGAGGAAACAAGGAGAGCGTTCGACTCACTCTGTGGCCGTACATATCTTACCGTTTTCGGATCATTGCCATCAATGACGTGGGCAAAAGCAACCCCAGTAAACCCTCTGAAATCCACAACACTCCTGCTGAAG ctCCAGACAATAACCCTGAAGATGTGAGGAGTGACTCTGCAGACCCAGATGCCCTGGTCATCACTTGGGAG GAAATGGACAAGCGTAACTTTAACGGACCTGACTTCAAGTACCGTGTGCTGTGGCGGCGAGTGTTGGGAAGTGGACCTAACTGGCACATTAACTACACAATGGCGTCACCATTCACAGTTCATGACATCGGCAACTTCTCTGCCTTCGAAATCAAAGTCCAGGCTGTCAATGCAGAGGGGGAGGGGCCTGAGCCAGACCCTGTCATTGGTTACTCAGGAGAAGATg TGCCATTGGAGGCTCCTATGGGTGTGGGTCTTACCATAGTGAACAGCACCGCCATCAGAGTGACCTGGGCCGCAGTAGACAAAGACACTGTCAGAGGACACCTGCTGGGATACAAG ATCCACTTGACCCGGACCGGCTCTAGGAGCCACCACCGAGGCCGCAGAGCCAGGGAACCAGAGACTATGGTGATAGAAACTGGTGCCAATGAGGAGAAGAAGGTGATCAATGATCTGAGACCGTACTCCCATTACATTCTGGCGGTCACTGTGTTCAACAGCAAAGGGGAGGGACCCCCCTCTGAGACGCTGTCCTTCAAGACTGATGAAGGAG TTCCTGGTCCACCCATGTCTCTAATACTGGACAGCCCATCAGAGACATCAATGACCCTTTACTGGACTGCACCAGAACGGCCTAATGGAGTGCTCATGGGATATCTACTGCAGTACCAGA TTCTGGGGAGTGATGACAGCCCCATGATGGTGGAGACCATAGACGACCCCACTATCACCCACCTCACACTAAAGGGCCTGGATCAGAACAGCCACTACCGCTTCTACCTGAGGGGGCGCACTGCCACCGGAGACGGGGAGCCCATCATCAGGGACGGTGCAACCACACTGGATGAAG CACCGCCTGCAAACATCAGCTACTCTGTTGGAGAAACCTCAGTCAACTTCAGCTGGGTGCCCAAGAAGAGACACCGGCAGTTTAATTTCCAGATCCACTACTTCAACAAAAACG ATGGCCGTAAATGGAAAAAGACAGAGAAGGTGAACTCCTCTCTGTCTACTTACCAGCTCCAGGACTTGACTCCGGGCTCTCATTATCAACTACTCTTCACctacagcaacagcagcagcttcTGGGAGGGTGACATCTACACAGAGGGAACGG GAGTGATGGCGAGGCAGCCACACTTTCCAACGCAGGGCTGGTTTATCGGTGTTGTGAGCGCCATCGCACTCCTGTTGCTGATCCTGCTCATCCTCTGCTTTATCAAGAGGAGCAAAGGGGGGAAGTATTCAG TGAAAGATAAAGAGGAGGGTCCGTTGGACTCTGAGGCACGTCCTATGAAGGATGAGACGTTTGGAGAGTACAG ATCTCTAGAAAG TGATCTTGAAGAGAAGCGCACGGCGAGCCAGCCGTCGCTGTGCGAGGACAGTAAGCTGTGCAGCCAGGACAACCTGGACTTCAACGGCAGCAGCGCCATAACCACAGAGCTCAACATGGACGAGTCTCTGGTCAGCCAGTTCAGCCGGCCGAGCGAGGCCCCAGAAGCGCTCCACGGTCTGCCAGAAAACACCCCGCTCAGCTCAGCCACCAACGGCGTCCCCAACTCAGTCGCCATCCTAGATTAA